The following are encoded in a window of Polynucleobacter sp. AP-Kolm-20A-A1 genomic DNA:
- a CDS encoding RluA family pseudouridine synthase: MALPQTPESNPIDYIDDEDFISLEIPLEMAGERLDKVLAGSLTDYSRNRLKSWVEAGAVMVDGKVTKARYLLRGGESIKVFPQEMPEQYAFSPENIPLDVVYEDDSIIVVNKPPGLVVHPAAGNWAGTLLNGLLFHYPELKLLPRAGIVHRLDKDTSGLMVVARIAQAQTSLVRQLQERTVGRRYLAWVWGDAPSQGKVLASVGRDQRDRLKMAAGSPQGKPAATLFRRLAKGVFLESPVALLECRLETGRTHQIRVHLESLGFPLLGDPVYRKKTPGVAKSLPFERQALHAFALTLQHPVSNDLMTWFRLPPQDLLDLMPQVALGLETLPQEQALLNSIQNERQS; the protein is encoded by the coding sequence GTGGCATTGCCGCAAACTCCTGAATCGAATCCCATTGATTATATCGATGATGAGGACTTCATCTCCCTGGAAATTCCCCTGGAGATGGCCGGCGAACGCCTAGACAAGGTACTGGCAGGCTCTCTGACTGATTATTCGAGAAACCGGCTTAAGTCTTGGGTTGAGGCCGGCGCCGTCATGGTCGATGGAAAGGTCACAAAAGCACGCTATTTACTGCGTGGAGGTGAGAGCATTAAGGTGTTTCCGCAGGAAATGCCAGAGCAATACGCTTTTAGCCCAGAAAACATCCCTTTGGATGTGGTTTATGAGGACGATTCCATCATCGTCGTGAATAAGCCCCCTGGGTTAGTTGTTCATCCTGCCGCAGGAAACTGGGCGGGAACACTATTAAATGGACTTCTATTTCATTATCCGGAGTTAAAGCTCTTACCGCGCGCCGGCATTGTGCACCGACTTGATAAAGATACGTCTGGATTGATGGTGGTTGCTCGTATTGCTCAGGCTCAAACATCATTAGTTAGGCAGCTCCAAGAAAGAACGGTGGGTCGTAGATATTTAGCTTGGGTCTGGGGTGATGCCCCAAGCCAGGGAAAAGTTTTAGCATCTGTTGGTCGCGATCAGCGCGATCGCTTAAAGATGGCTGCAGGCAGCCCTCAAGGTAAGCCAGCGGCAACGCTATTTCGCCGTCTTGCAAAAGGCGTCTTCTTAGAGAGTCCAGTTGCTTTATTAGAGTGCCGGTTGGAAACGGGTCGAACCCATCAGATTCGTGTGCATCTTGAATCACTTGGATTCCCATTGCTAGGCGATCCCGTGTATCGAAAGAAGACGCCGGGAGTCGCAAAGTCATTACCATTTGAGCGACAAGCACTTCATGCCTTTGCCTTAACTTTGCAGCATCCGGTGAGTAATGACTTAATGACGTGGTTTCGTCTACCCCCTCAAGACTTGTTGGATCTTATGCCTCAGGTGGCTTTGGGTCTGGAGACTTTGCCGCAGGAGCAGGCGCTTCTCAATTCGATTCAAAATGAGCGTCAATCGTGA
- the pgeF gene encoding peptidoglycan editing factor PgeF, giving the protein MNLITPQWAAPQNIHAFVTTRFGGVSNAPYDSLNLGDHVEDDLKSVLTNRALITAHLPSEPIWMAQTHSTIVSTPKSREHGNTSINADAAVSNIPGEVLTILTADCLPILFASKDGAVIGAAHAGWRGLSAGVIENTVADMRKLSSQLLAKDIVTWLGPAIGPDSFEVGEDVVRAFEGLDIPMSVSAFSPIAGKSGKYLANIYQLARARLSALGVHAIFGGDRCTVKEEKEFFSYRRDGKTGRFASFIWLSK; this is encoded by the coding sequence GTGAACTTAATTACTCCTCAATGGGCTGCACCTCAAAATATTCACGCATTTGTAACAACCAGATTTGGCGGTGTCAGCAACGCTCCTTATGACTCTCTCAATCTTGGTGATCACGTTGAGGATGACCTAAAAAGTGTTTTGACCAATAGGGCATTGATTACCGCGCACTTACCATCTGAACCAATTTGGATGGCACAAACGCATAGCACTATAGTGAGCACCCCAAAAAGTCGTGAACACGGTAACACCTCAATTAATGCGGATGCAGCGGTTAGCAATATTCCAGGTGAAGTTTTGACGATCCTGACTGCCGACTGTTTGCCAATATTGTTTGCAAGTAAGGATGGCGCTGTTATTGGTGCAGCTCATGCTGGATGGCGCGGCCTTAGTGCTGGCGTGATTGAAAACACGGTTGCTGATATGCGTAAGCTTTCGAGCCAATTACTTGCAAAAGACATCGTCACTTGGCTTGGCCCAGCAATTGGACCGGATTCTTTTGAGGTTGGCGAAGATGTTGTAAGGGCATTTGAGGGACTGGATATCCCGATGTCTGTTTCGGCTTTTAGTCCAATTGCGGGTAAATCCGGAAAATATCTGGCGAACATCTATCAATTAGCGCGAGCCCGGTTATCCGCTTTGGGCGTTCATGCCATCTTTGGCGGCGATCGATGCACTGTTAAAGAAGAAAAAGAATTCTTTTCTTATCGTCGCGATGGAAAAACCGGACGATTTGCCTCATTCATTTGGCTTTCTAAATAG
- the phaC gene encoding class I poly(R)-hydroxyalkanoic acid synthase encodes MFAGMNTGATPSLAPHHMALIPPERLAEIQKEYFAELAHIATNPEAIEVKDRRFAGKAWHSSWSKVIAATYLLNSKHLMALAGAVDTDEKSKQKILFTTEQMIDALSPSNFIATNPEVLENIISTQGQSIQKGIVNLLGDMKKGKVSITDETAFEVGKNIATTEGHVVFRNDLFELIQYTPLTENVFERPYLMVPPCINKYYILDLQPDNSVVRHMVSQGHTVFLVSWKNPDASMAEVSWDDYVGKGVIKAIEVVKDIGNVDQLNILGFCVGGTLTTSALAVLAAKDEHPAASLTLFTTLLDFTNTGILDVFIDEGMVEMRENSIGGKGGKYGMMSGLDLGNTFSFLRPNDLVWNYVVENYLKGNSPPPFDLLYWNGDSTNLPGNMYCWYLRHTYLQNDLVKPGKVKICGEKIDLGKIQCPAYLYASQEDHIVPWQSAYESTHILKGKNRFVLGASGHIAGVINPPAKNKRYYFENNKIAPTAQEWLEGATQIPGSWWPNYTKWLEQFAGEKKPASNTFGNAKYKKMEAAPGVYVKEKAA; translated from the coding sequence ATGTTTGCAGGCATGAATACTGGTGCGACGCCTTCTTTGGCACCGCACCATATGGCACTAATTCCACCAGAGCGTTTGGCTGAAATTCAAAAAGAATATTTTGCCGAGCTAGCCCATATCGCTACGAACCCAGAAGCAATCGAGGTAAAAGACCGTCGCTTTGCTGGTAAGGCATGGCACTCATCTTGGAGTAAGGTGATTGCCGCCACTTATTTGCTCAATTCAAAACATCTGATGGCTCTTGCTGGAGCGGTAGATACAGATGAAAAGTCCAAACAAAAGATTCTGTTTACGACTGAGCAAATGATAGATGCGCTTTCTCCATCCAACTTCATTGCAACCAATCCTGAGGTTTTGGAAAACATTATTAGCACTCAAGGTCAATCTATTCAGAAGGGCATTGTTAATCTTCTTGGCGATATGAAGAAGGGCAAAGTTTCGATTACCGATGAAACTGCATTTGAGGTTGGCAAGAATATTGCGACCACAGAAGGTCATGTGGTATTTCGCAATGACTTATTTGAATTAATTCAATACACGCCGCTGACGGAAAATGTATTTGAGCGCCCTTATTTAATGGTGCCGCCATGCATCAATAAATATTACATTTTGGATTTGCAGCCAGACAACTCCGTGGTGCGTCACATGGTTAGTCAAGGACATACAGTCTTCTTGGTTTCCTGGAAGAACCCTGACGCATCGATGGCAGAAGTCAGTTGGGATGACTACGTAGGCAAGGGCGTTATCAAGGCAATTGAAGTGGTCAAAGATATCGGCAACGTTGATCAGCTCAATATCCTAGGCTTCTGTGTGGGTGGAACCTTGACCACCTCAGCCTTGGCTGTCCTAGCTGCGAAGGATGAGCATCCAGCTGCTAGCTTGACCTTATTCACGACCTTATTGGATTTCACAAACACCGGAATCTTAGATGTCTTCATTGATGAAGGCATGGTTGAGATGCGCGAGAATTCAATTGGCGGCAAGGGCGGTAAGTACGGCATGATGTCTGGGCTTGATCTAGGTAATACTTTTTCCTTCTTGCGTCCAAATGATTTGGTGTGGAACTACGTTGTTGAGAATTACCTGAAAGGCAATTCTCCGCCTCCATTTGATTTGCTTTACTGGAATGGCGATTCCACCAACTTACCCGGAAATATGTATTGCTGGTACTTGCGCCATACGTATTTGCAAAATGATTTAGTGAAACCTGGCAAAGTCAAAATTTGCGGTGAAAAAATTGATCTGGGCAAGATTCAATGTCCAGCATATCTTTATGCATCTCAAGAGGATCACATTGTTCCTTGGCAGTCAGCATATGAATCTACACACATTCTTAAGGGTAAGAATCGCTTTGTATTGGGAGCATCAGGCCACATCGCCGGTGTGATTAATCCGCCGGCAAAAAATAAGCGCTACTACTTTGAGAACAACAAAATCGCTCCTACAGCACAGGAATGGCTTGAGGGCGCTACTCAAATACCGGGCAGCTGGTGGCCGAACTATACAAAATGGTTGGAGCAATTTGCTGGCGAGAAGAAGCCGGCAAGCAATACATTTGGTAATGCCAAATACAAAAAAATGGAAGCTGCACCAGGTGTGTACGTCAAAGAAAAAGCAGCATAA
- a CDS encoding 3-ketoacyl-ACP reductase yields MSQKVAYVTGGMGGIGTAICQRLAKDGFKVIAGCGPNSPRKDRWLGEQKALGYDFIASEGNVSDWDSTVAAFEKVKAEVGRVDVLVNNAGITRDSVFRKMTPDAWKAVIDTNLNSLFNVTKQVIDGMVENNWGRIINISSVNGQKGQFGQANYSTAKAGLHGFTMALAQEVATKGVTVNTVSPGYIGTDMVKAIREDVLEKIVSGIPVKRLGTPEEIASICCWIASDDGGYATGADFSLNGGIHTG; encoded by the coding sequence ATGTCTCAAAAAGTCGCATACGTAACAGGTGGTATGGGTGGTATTGGTACCGCTATTTGCCAACGCTTGGCAAAAGATGGATTTAAAGTAATTGCTGGCTGCGGCCCAAACTCACCCCGTAAAGACCGCTGGCTCGGCGAGCAAAAGGCTCTGGGTTATGACTTTATTGCCTCTGAAGGTAATGTGTCTGATTGGGATAGCACGGTTGCCGCCTTTGAAAAGGTTAAGGCTGAAGTGGGTCGCGTAGATGTTTTGGTAAACAACGCCGGCATTACCCGGGATAGCGTTTTCCGCAAAATGACTCCAGATGCTTGGAAAGCGGTGATTGATACGAACCTAAACTCATTGTTTAATGTGACCAAGCAAGTTATTGATGGCATGGTTGAGAACAACTGGGGTCGCATCATCAATATCTCTTCCGTGAATGGTCAAAAAGGTCAATTTGGCCAAGCAAACTACTCAACGGCAAAAGCTGGCTTACATGGATTCACCATGGCTTTAGCTCAAGAAGTGGCGACTAAGGGCGTGACTGTGAATACCGTTTCTCCTGGCTATATTGGTACAGACATGGTTAAGGCAATTCGTGAGGATGTCCTTGAAAAGATTGTTTCTGGCATTCCCGTGAAGCGTTTGGGTACCCCGGAAGAAATCGCCTCTATTTGCTGCTGGATCGCATCTGATGATGGTGGCTATGCAACCGGTGCCGACTTCTCATTAAACGGTGGTATTCATACTGGCTAA
- the phaR gene encoding polyhydroxyalkanoate synthesis repressor PhaR, with the protein MATRTKRVGEDRLIKKYPNRRLYDTQTSTYVTLSDIKGLVMANEEFKVVDAKTDEDLTRNILLQIILEEEAGGAPVFSSQMLSQIIRFYGNSMQGLMGNYLEKTMQSFVDIHNKLGDQTKGLGAGSTPEAWSQMLNLQNPLMQGLMGNYMEQSKDLFVKMQEQMQNPQNMFGGNFPFTPQPNKTEKE; encoded by the coding sequence ATGGCTACCCGCACAAAACGAGTTGGTGAAGATCGACTCATCAAGAAGTATCCGAATCGTCGTCTCTACGACACCCAGACTAGCACCTACGTCACCTTGTCAGATATCAAGGGATTGGTGATGGCGAACGAAGAATTCAAAGTGGTTGATGCAAAAACCGATGAAGACTTAACTCGCAATATTCTGTTGCAAATTATTCTTGAGGAAGAAGCTGGCGGAGCGCCGGTATTCTCATCTCAAATGCTTTCTCAAATCATTCGTTTCTATGGAAACTCAATGCAAGGTTTGATGGGAAATTATCTGGAAAAGACTATGCAGTCTTTTGTTGATATCCATAACAAGCTTGGCGATCAAACTAAGGGCTTAGGTGCTGGTAGCACTCCTGAGGCATGGTCACAAATGCTCAATCTGCAAAACCCCCTCATGCAAGGTTTGATGGGGAATTACATGGAGCAAAGCAAAGATTTATTTGTGAAGATGCAAGAGCAAATGCAAAACCCACAAAACATGTTTGGTGGCAATTTCCCATTTACCCCACAACCCAATAAGACAGAAAAAGAATAG
- the rimO gene encoding 30S ribosomal protein S12 methylthiotransferase RimO, whose translation MAGKIGFVSLGCPKALVDSELILTQLSAEGYETAKDYSGADLVVVNTCGFIDSAVEESLSAIGEALAENGKVIVTGCLGARKNADGSDLIQSIHPKVLAVTGPHATDEVMQAIHLHLPKPHDPFTDLVPPAGVKLTPKHYAYLKISEGCNHRCTFCIIPNLRGDLVSRPIGEVLLEAKRLFESGVKELLVVSQDTSAYGVDIQYRTGFWDGKPVKTKMFDLVNALNQIAREHQAWVRLHYVYPYPHVDDVLPLMAEFSEHGYGVLPYLDIPLQHAHPDVLKRMKRPASGEKNLERILAWRAACPDLVIRSTFIAGFPGETEEEFEYLLNFLDEAQIDRAGCFAYSPVEGALANALDNPVPDAIREERRARFMAKAEEISIKRLAKKVGKRVQILIDRVDEAGGIGRTIGDAPEIDGLVRVLPPSKPSKRYRTGEIIRATVISSQGHDLIAET comes from the coding sequence GTGGCAGGAAAAATTGGTTTTGTATCCTTGGGGTGCCCTAAGGCGCTTGTAGACTCTGAACTTATTCTGACGCAGTTAAGTGCGGAGGGGTATGAAACCGCTAAGGATTATTCTGGCGCAGATCTTGTGGTTGTCAACACATGTGGCTTTATTGATTCAGCCGTTGAAGAAAGCCTTTCCGCCATCGGTGAAGCACTTGCAGAGAATGGCAAGGTTATTGTTACCGGTTGTTTAGGGGCCAGGAAAAATGCTGACGGCTCTGATCTTATTCAAAGCATTCACCCGAAAGTCCTTGCAGTTACAGGGCCTCACGCCACCGATGAGGTTATGCAGGCGATTCACCTGCATTTGCCGAAACCGCATGACCCATTCACTGATTTAGTTCCACCAGCCGGCGTGAAGTTAACGCCTAAGCACTACGCTTATCTCAAAATTTCTGAAGGCTGTAACCATCGCTGTACGTTTTGCATCATCCCAAATTTACGCGGCGATTTAGTCTCTCGTCCGATTGGCGAAGTTTTGCTAGAGGCAAAGCGCTTATTTGAATCTGGCGTAAAAGAATTATTAGTTGTTTCTCAAGACACCAGTGCATACGGTGTAGATATTCAATACCGCACTGGATTTTGGGATGGCAAGCCAGTTAAAACCAAAATGTTTGACTTGGTAAATGCCTTAAATCAAATCGCTCGTGAGCATCAGGCCTGGGTTCGACTGCATTATGTTTATCCCTATCCGCATGTAGACGACGTGTTGCCACTCATGGCCGAGTTTTCTGAGCATGGTTATGGTGTGTTGCCTTATTTAGATATTCCCCTGCAGCATGCCCACCCAGATGTACTCAAAAGAATGAAACGTCCGGCTAGTGGTGAGAAAAATTTAGAACGTATTTTGGCTTGGCGCGCAGCTTGTCCAGATTTGGTGATTCGCAGCACCTTTATTGCCGGATTCCCTGGTGAGACGGAAGAAGAATTCGAATATCTTTTGAATTTCTTGGATGAGGCGCAAATTGATCGCGCTGGTTGTTTTGCATATTCGCCGGTTGAAGGTGCCCTTGCAAATGCATTGGACAATCCTGTTCCTGATGCAATCCGAGAAGAGCGTCGGGCACGATTTATGGCTAAGGCCGAAGAAATCTCTATAAAACGCCTTGCTAAAAAGGTTGGTAAACGCGTTCAAATCCTGATTGATCGCGTAGACGAGGCTGGCGGAATTGGCAGAACTATCGGCGATGCCCCTGAAATTGATGGTTTAGTGAGGGTTTTGCCACCTAGCAAGCCCTCTAAACGCTACAGAACCGGAGAAATTATCCGCGCCACTGTTATTAGCTCCCAAGGGCATGACCTAATAGCCGAAACTTGA
- a CDS encoding acetyl-CoA C-acyltransferase family protein, whose protein sequence is MSRDVVVLSAVRSAIGAFNGSLSSFEPSELGGIVMKEAVTRSGVDPALINYVTVGNTIPTDNRYAYVARVASIQAGLPMESVAMALNRLCSSGLQAIVTTAQQIMLGDCDYGIGGGVEVMSRGMYGSPAMRSGARMGDTKMIDLMVSVLTDPFGVGHMGVTAENLVEKWKFTREEQDALAVESHRRAANAIKEGRFKSQIVPITIKSRKGDVVFDTDEHCKPDTTMETLGKMKAVFKKEGGSVTAGNASGINDGAAFFVLADAETAKKAGHKPIARLVSYAVAGVPNHIMGEGPIPATKLALERAGLKLDQMDVIESNEAFAAQALAVTKGLGLDPAKTNVNGGAIALGHPIGCSGAAIATKAIHELQRVQGKYALVTMCIGGGQGIATIFERM, encoded by the coding sequence ATGAGTCGTGATGTCGTTGTCTTAAGTGCAGTTCGTTCCGCAATCGGCGCCTTTAATGGTTCACTCAGTAGTTTTGAGCCATCTGAGCTAGGCGGTATTGTGATGAAAGAAGCGGTAACTCGCTCTGGTGTAGATCCAGCACTCATTAATTATGTAACTGTAGGCAATACTATCCCTACAGACAATCGTTACGCTTATGTCGCGCGCGTTGCTTCTATCCAGGCCGGCCTTCCAATGGAATCCGTTGCGATGGCGCTTAATAGACTTTGCAGCTCAGGCTTGCAAGCGATTGTGACCACCGCTCAGCAAATCATGCTCGGTGATTGCGATTACGGTATTGGCGGCGGCGTTGAAGTAATGTCACGCGGTATGTATGGTTCACCGGCGATGCGCAGCGGTGCACGTATGGGCGATACCAAGATGATCGACTTGATGGTTTCAGTATTGACCGATCCATTTGGCGTTGGTCATATGGGCGTTACTGCTGAGAACCTTGTAGAAAAATGGAAATTTACTCGCGAAGAGCAAGATGCGCTCGCTGTTGAATCTCATCGTCGCGCGGCCAATGCTATTAAAGAAGGTCGCTTTAAGTCACAGATCGTTCCAATTACCATCAAATCTCGCAAGGGTGATGTGGTGTTTGATACTGACGAACATTGCAAGCCAGACACCACAATGGAAACATTGGGCAAGATGAAGGCTGTATTTAAAAAAGAGGGTGGATCTGTTACTGCTGGTAACGCATCAGGCATTAATGACGGCGCTGCATTCTTTGTTTTGGCTGACGCTGAGACGGCTAAGAAAGCTGGTCACAAGCCTATCGCGCGTTTGGTGTCATACGCAGTTGCTGGGGTGCCTAACCACATCATGGGTGAAGGCCCAATCCCAGCTACTAAGCTTGCGCTTGAGCGTGCTGGTCTGAAATTGGATCAAATGGACGTGATCGAGTCTAACGAAGCCTTTGCTGCACAAGCATTGGCAGTGACTAAAGGCTTGGGCTTAGATCCAGCCAAAACTAACGTAAACGGCGGTGCGATTGCATTGGGTCACCCAATCGGTTGCTCTGGTGCAGCGATTGCAACCAAAGCCATCCACGAATTACAACGCGTTCAAGGCAAATATGCTTTGGTAACGATGTGTATCGGTGGTGGTCAAGGTATTGCTACGATTTTCGAGCGCATGTAA
- the serB gene encoding phosphoserine phosphatase SerB, which translates to MINTMSHQTIVALSRDPIPEKMVFDLKDHALRFGASLHTVGGQLSNGSYFSERWDCNIHLDTSAREELRSITARFNVDLCFLKADLKPQDIKVLAMDMDSTLINIECIDEIADFTGKKSAVAQITEATMRGEIKDFKESLRKRVALLEGVQADALEAVYRERLRPNPGAAELLAGAHALGIYTLLVSGGFTFFTEKLREKFGLKQTQANTLEIIDGKLTGKVLGDIVDGAAKAAHLEAACLKLGCSKANAITMGDGANDLIMMNGSGISVAYQAKPVVKEKADAAFDHVGLDAALLLIS; encoded by the coding sequence ATGATTAATACCATGTCACATCAAACGATAGTCGCCCTTTCTAGAGACCCAATTCCAGAAAAAATGGTTTTTGATCTCAAGGATCATGCTCTACGATTTGGGGCATCCCTGCATACTGTTGGCGGACAACTCAGCAACGGAAGTTATTTTTCAGAACGCTGGGATTGCAACATCCATCTTGATACCAGCGCAAGAGAGGAATTGCGCTCGATTACCGCTCGCTTTAATGTCGACTTGTGCTTTTTAAAAGCCGATCTCAAGCCTCAAGATATTAAAGTGCTAGCGATGGATATGGACTCCACATTGATCAATATCGAATGTATTGATGAGATAGCTGACTTCACCGGCAAAAAGTCTGCTGTTGCACAAATTACCGAAGCAACTATGCGTGGCGAAATCAAAGACTTTAAAGAAAGTTTGCGCAAGCGAGTTGCCTTATTAGAGGGCGTTCAAGCCGATGCACTTGAAGCGGTGTATCGCGAGCGCCTTCGCCCCAATCCAGGCGCAGCAGAGCTGTTAGCAGGCGCACATGCGCTTGGAATTTATACCCTCCTAGTTTCTGGCGGCTTCACCTTTTTTACCGAAAAACTGCGCGAGAAATTTGGGCTGAAGCAAACTCAAGCCAACACATTGGAAATCATTGACGGCAAACTCACCGGCAAAGTGCTCGGCGATATTGTGGATGGCGCAGCAAAAGCAGCACATCTTGAAGCTGCCTGTTTAAAACTGGGTTGCAGCAAGGCGAATGCGATCACCATGGGGGATGGCGCCAACGATCTAATCATGATGAATGGCTCAGGCATTAGCGTTGCTTATCAAGCCAAGCCCGTAGTTAAAGAAAAAGCCGACGCGGCTTTTGACCATGTCGGCTTGGATGCTGCTTTACTGCTGATCTCCTAA